The following proteins come from a genomic window of Actinomarinicola tropica:
- a CDS encoding TetR/AcrR family transcriptional regulator, which produces MVPDVDVDPRVVRTRRDVLAAAREVLLEEGWERVTVSRVADRSGYARTTLYRHWPQRLDLLRDLIGEEARLVHTTPAGDLRSDLIAELEAFRVAVTSSGLGRVMIAIGQQARDDAELADLNRAMRADGAGVLEEIVAAGVERGELGGRVESGVAVARLVGPVLFGYLFEGDAGLDRRFVESVVDWFLLAAAAPAGQPRH; this is translated from the coding sequence TGCTCGCCGCCGCCCGCGAGGTGTTGCTCGAGGAAGGGTGGGAGCGGGTGACCGTCAGCCGGGTCGCAGACCGCAGTGGGTACGCGCGCACGACGCTCTACCGGCATTGGCCTCAGCGGCTGGACCTGCTGCGGGACCTGATCGGTGAGGAGGCGCGGCTGGTGCACACGACACCTGCGGGCGATCTGCGGTCCGATCTGATCGCGGAGCTGGAGGCGTTCCGGGTTGCGGTGACGTCATCGGGGCTGGGCCGGGTGATGATCGCGATCGGTCAGCAGGCCCGCGACGACGCCGAGCTCGCGGACCTGAACCGGGCGATGAGGGCCGACGGGGCCGGTGTGCTCGAGGAGATCGTGGCGGCAGGGGTCGAGCGGGGCGAGCTCGGCGGGCGGGTGGAATCCGGCGTGGCGGTCGCGCGGCTGGTGGGGCCGGTGCTGTTCGGGTACCTCTTCGAGGGCGACGCCGGGCTGGACCGGCGGTTCGTGGAGTCGGTGGTCGACTGGTTTCTCCTCGCCGCTGCCGCGCCAGCGGGCCAGCCCCGCCACTAG
- a CDS encoding nitronate monooxygenase produces the protein MKTAVADMLGIEYPILAFSHCRDVVAAVTNAGGFGVLGAVAHTPEQLEIDLTWIDEHVGGKPYGVDLLLPQKYEGADQGGLDRDALRQLLPAEQQAFVDDIMARYQVPQLDDEQREAVSRLGGMNVSPKGYEPLLDVAFDHPIKLIASALGPPPAALIERAHAAGVVVAALAGTKEHALRHQEIGVDIIVAQGTEGGGHTGEVATMVLVPEVVDAVAPTPVLAAGGIGNGRQVAAAMALGAQGIWCGSVWLTTEEAETQPVIKEKYLAARSKDTVRSRSITGKPARMLKTKWTEEWERPDGPGPLGMPLQPLLVSEAQARINRAANTPGSGAQELATYFVGQVVGQMNVSKKAGQVVLDMVEEYADVVLRFAEEAAETSA, from the coding sequence ATGAAGACCGCAGTCGCCGACATGCTCGGCATCGAGTACCCGATCCTCGCGTTCAGTCACTGCCGCGACGTGGTCGCGGCGGTGACCAACGCCGGGGGCTTCGGAGTGCTGGGCGCCGTCGCCCACACACCCGAGCAGCTCGAGATCGACCTCACCTGGATCGACGAGCACGTCGGCGGCAAGCCCTACGGGGTCGACCTGCTGCTGCCCCAGAAGTACGAGGGCGCGGACCAGGGAGGCCTCGACCGGGACGCCTTGCGACAGCTGCTCCCCGCCGAGCAGCAGGCCTTCGTCGACGACATCATGGCCCGGTACCAGGTGCCCCAGCTCGACGACGAGCAGCGGGAGGCGGTGTCGCGGCTCGGCGGCATGAACGTGTCCCCGAAGGGCTACGAGCCCCTCCTCGACGTCGCCTTCGATCATCCCATCAAGCTGATCGCCAGTGCCCTCGGGCCCCCTCCCGCCGCCCTGATCGAGCGCGCTCACGCCGCCGGCGTCGTCGTGGCCGCCCTGGCCGGCACCAAGGAGCACGCCCTACGGCACCAGGAGATCGGCGTCGACATCATCGTCGCCCAGGGCACCGAGGGCGGCGGTCACACCGGTGAGGTCGCGACCATGGTGCTGGTGCCCGAGGTCGTCGACGCCGTGGCTCCCACCCCGGTGCTCGCTGCCGGCGGGATCGGCAACGGACGCCAGGTGGCCGCCGCCATGGCCCTCGGGGCCCAGGGGATCTGGTGCGGCTCGGTGTGGCTCACCACCGAGGAGGCCGAGACGCAACCGGTCATCAAGGAGAAGTACCTGGCCGCCCGGTCCAAGGACACGGTGCGTTCACGCTCCATCACCGGCAAGCCGGCGCGCATGCTCAAGACCAAGTGGACCGAGGAGTGGGAGCGTCCCGATGGGCCGGGCCCGCTCGGCATGCCCCTGCAGCCGCTGCTCGTCTCGGAGGCGCAGGCGCGGATCAACCGGGCGGCCAACACGCCCGGTTCTGGTGCACAGGAGCTGGCCACCTACTTCGTCGGTCAGGTCGTGGGCCAGATGAACGTCTCCAAGAAGGCCGGTCAGGTCGTCCTCGACATGGTCGAGGAGTACGCCGACGTCGTACTCCGCTTCGCCGAGGAGGCAGCGGAAACCAGCGCCTGA
- a CDS encoding PaaI family thioesterase gives MNLDETTEELDARTRMATALQRLGHRLLGHRIDIDLANRVAATADSLAAEAEARPARDRTAEMAANPRFAALLNGGRLEPIGADGNPMDMFRDSIVSGRTNPMGIGLEVRRHGDAVTATTTLGPAFEGAPGRAHGGVVAAILDETMGYVLPIIGELAYTANLNIDYVAPAPLHQELRVTASLRDRADRKLWIEAHGESDQGTFVRAEALFLAVDLTKFANDPAD, from the coding sequence ATGAACCTCGACGAGACCACCGAAGAGCTCGACGCCCGCACCCGCATGGCCACCGCCCTCCAACGCCTCGGCCACAGACTCCTCGGCCACCGCATCGACATCGACCTCGCCAACCGCGTCGCAGCGACCGCCGACTCGCTCGCCGCCGAGGCCGAAGCCCGGCCCGCCCGCGACCGCACCGCGGAGATGGCCGCCAACCCCCGATTCGCCGCCCTGCTCAACGGCGGCCGGCTCGAACCGATCGGCGCTGACGGCAACCCCATGGACATGTTCCGCGACTCGATCGTGTCCGGGCGCACCAACCCGATGGGCATCGGCCTCGAGGTCCGCCGCCACGGCGACGCCGTCACCGCCACCACCACCCTCGGCCCGGCGTTCGAAGGCGCCCCCGGCCGAGCCCATGGCGGCGTCGTCGCCGCCATCCTCGACGAGACCATGGGCTACGTGCTCCCGATCATCGGTGAGCTGGCCTACACCGCCAACCTCAACATCGACTACGTCGCCCCCGCGCCCCTCCACCAAGAGCTGCGGGTCACCGCCTCGCTGCGCGACCGAGCCGACCGCAAGCTCTGGATCGAAGCCCACGGCGAATCCGACCAAGGCACGTTCGTCCGAGCGGAAGCCCTCTTCCTCGCCGTCGACCTCACCAAGTTCGCCAACGACCCCGCCGACTGA
- a CDS encoding TIGR03084 family metal-binding protein translates to MTDLASITADLRAEQDSLDAVVADLPPERWDTPTASPGWSVRDQIGHLTYFDGTAKLAITDADAFQAALEELMASGGDMERLTLFRDLTPAELLERWRAGRAELLEAATTLQDGQRVPWYGPSMSAKSFLTARLMECWAHGTDVVDAVGGDRPPTDRLRHVAQIGFITRGWTYANRGEEVPPGDVRVELDPPGGGEPWTFGPEGAEATVRGPAEHFCQVVTQRRHLDDTDLVVEGDIALDWLRKAQAYAGPPTEGPAPRRAR, encoded by the coding sequence ATGACCGACCTCGCCTCCATCACCGCCGACCTGCGCGCCGAGCAGGACTCGCTCGACGCCGTGGTCGCCGACCTGCCGCCCGAGCGATGGGACACGCCCACCGCCAGCCCCGGCTGGTCGGTGCGCGACCAGATCGGCCACCTCACCTACTTCGACGGCACGGCCAAGCTGGCCATCACCGACGCCGACGCCTTCCAGGCCGCGCTGGAGGAGCTCATGGCCTCGGGCGGCGACATGGAGCGGCTCACCCTGTTCCGCGACCTGACGCCCGCGGAGCTGCTCGAGCGGTGGCGCGCCGGACGGGCTGAGCTGCTCGAGGCGGCCACCACCCTGCAGGACGGCCAGCGGGTGCCGTGGTACGGGCCGTCGATGAGCGCCAAGTCGTTCCTCACCGCCCGGCTCATGGAGTGCTGGGCCCACGGCACCGACGTGGTCGACGCGGTGGGCGGCGACCGCCCGCCCACCGACCGTCTCCGCCACGTGGCCCAGATCGGGTTCATCACCCGTGGCTGGACCTACGCCAACCGGGGCGAGGAGGTGCCACCCGGCGACGTCCGGGTCGAGCTCGACCCGCCCGGCGGCGGCGAGCCGTGGACGTTCGGCCCCGAGGGTGCCGAGGCCACGGTGCGCGGCCCGGCCGAGCACTTCTGCCAGGTGGTGACCCAGCGCCGCCACCTCGACGACACCGACCTCGTCGTCGAGGGCGACATCGCCCTCGACTGGCTGCGCAAGGCCCAGGCCTACGCCGGCCCGCCCACCGAGGGCCCGGCCCCGAGGAGGGCCCGCTGA
- a CDS encoding PaaI family thioesterase, whose protein sequence is MPEPVTPDRYDTETAAAMTAMAGQLDGLPTYLGIRTTHVGPAVMTAELDVRPDLLNPFGTLHGGVLSALVDHVLGAVLYPVIERGRWAATTEFKLNLLAAVRDGTLTARSTIVSLTRRTAVVQVEVDNDGRLCGLAQGTVLIAQPRQPDGDR, encoded by the coding sequence ATGCCCGAGCCCGTCACCCCCGACCGCTACGACACCGAGACCGCGGCCGCGATGACCGCCATGGCCGGTCAGCTGGACGGCCTGCCGACCTACCTCGGCATCCGCACCACCCACGTCGGTCCGGCCGTCATGACCGCCGAGCTGGACGTCCGCCCCGACCTCCTCAACCCCTTCGGGACCCTCCACGGCGGCGTCCTCTCCGCCCTCGTCGACCACGTCCTCGGCGCCGTGCTGTACCCCGTCATCGAACGCGGCCGATGGGCCGCCACCACCGAGTTCAAGCTCAACCTCCTCGCCGCGGTCCGCGACGGCACCCTTACCGCCCGCTCCACCATCGTGTCGCTCACCCGCCGCACCGCCGTCGTCCAGGTCGAAGTCGACAACGACGGCCGACTCTGCGGCCTCGCCCAAGGCACCGTGCTGATCGCCCAACCCCGTCAGCCCGACGGGGACCGCTAG
- a CDS encoding MMPL family transporter, with protein MDYEVFILSRVREDWVATGDATGSVVHGIAVSARVITAAALIMISVFASFVLGDTPEIKMFGFGLAIAVALDATIIRMVVVPATMTLLGSRNWWLPGWLDRALPHFDIEGDTALPPTAPPHRLPGDDTDQLLHKEPIP; from the coding sequence ATGGACTACGAGGTGTTCATCCTCTCCCGCGTCCGCGAGGACTGGGTCGCCACCGGCGACGCCACCGGCAGCGTCGTCCACGGCATCGCCGTGTCCGCCCGGGTCATCACCGCCGCCGCGCTCATCATGATCAGCGTCTTCGCGTCCTTCGTCCTCGGCGACACGCCCGAGATCAAGATGTTCGGCTTCGGGCTCGCCATCGCCGTCGCCCTCGATGCCACGATCATCCGCATGGTCGTCGTCCCCGCCACCATGACCCTGCTCGGGTCCCGCAACTGGTGGCTCCCCGGGTGGCTCGACCGCGCCCTACCCCACTTCGACATCGAAGGCGATACCGCCCTGCCACCAACCGCTCCACCCCACCGGCTGCCCGGCGACGACACCGACCAGCTCCTCCACAAGGAACCCATCCCATGA
- a CDS encoding ferredoxin: MRVHVDQEKCQGHNRCVVLAPDLFEVDKYGTAWTKNDGVVPPGQEEAAQLAVDNCPEYAITFTDD; this comes from the coding sequence ATGCGCGTTCACGTTGACCAGGAGAAGTGCCAGGGACACAACCGGTGCGTCGTCCTCGCCCCCGACCTGTTCGAGGTCGACAAGTACGGCACCGCGTGGACCAAGAACGACGGCGTCGTGCCGCCCGGGCAGGAGGAGGCCGCGCAGCTCGCGGTCGACAACTGCCCCGAGTACGCCATCACCTTCACCGACGACTGA
- a CDS encoding IS256 family transposase has protein sequence MPEPVDVVGDARRAFAEQLVEEAKAKGQQLVGPDGVLAEITKLVLETGVEVELSEHLGYDKHDPAGRNGGNSRNGTRSKTVITDIGPVTIDVPRDRDGTFEPATVRKRQRRLEGVDAMVLSLWAKGLTTGEISAHLAEVYGTQVSKTISKITDAVIEEMSDWLLRPLEAVYPVIFIDAIHVKVRDGQVANRAFDVAIGVTVDGKRDILGIRPSNGAEGAKFWLGVLTEIKNRGVGDVCIVVCDGLKGLPDAITTTWPRAVVQTCVLHLLRNTFRLTSRADWDRLAKDLRPIYTAVNEDEARGRLEECCDKWGKYPAIRTMWESAWPEFVPFLDYETEIRRVIYSTNAIESLHARMRRATRARGHFPNEQAAMKCLYLVVRSLDPTGKGAHRWMNRWKPALNAFAITFEGRLFPTDQ, from the coding sequence TTGCCCGAACCGGTCGACGTCGTCGGTGACGCTCGTCGAGCGTTCGCGGAACAGCTGGTCGAGGAGGCCAAGGCGAAGGGCCAGCAGCTCGTTGGCCCCGACGGTGTGCTCGCCGAGATCACCAAGCTGGTGCTCGAGACCGGGGTGGAGGTCGAGCTGTCGGAGCATCTCGGCTATGACAAGCACGACCCGGCCGGGCGCAATGGCGGCAACTCTCGGAACGGGACCCGGTCCAAGACGGTGATCACCGACATCGGCCCGGTGACGATCGACGTGCCTCGCGATCGTGACGGCACGTTCGAGCCTGCGACGGTCCGCAAGCGCCAGCGCCGACTCGAAGGGGTCGACGCGATGGTGTTGTCGTTGTGGGCGAAGGGCCTCACGACCGGAGAGATCTCCGCGCATCTGGCCGAGGTCTACGGGACGCAGGTGTCCAAGACGATCTCGAAGATCACCGACGCGGTGATCGAGGAGATGAGCGACTGGCTGCTGCGGCCGCTCGAGGCGGTGTATCCGGTGATCTTCATCGACGCGATCCACGTGAAGGTCCGCGATGGCCAGGTCGCCAACCGGGCCTTCGACGTGGCGATCGGCGTGACCGTCGACGGCAAGCGCGACATCCTCGGCATCCGGCCCTCCAACGGCGCCGAGGGCGCGAAGTTCTGGCTCGGTGTCTTGACCGAGATCAAGAACCGCGGCGTCGGCGACGTGTGCATCGTGGTGTGCGACGGCCTGAAGGGTCTGCCCGACGCGATCACCACGACCTGGCCCCGAGCGGTCGTGCAGACCTGTGTGCTGCACCTGCTGCGCAACACGTTCCGGCTCACGTCGCGGGCCGACTGGGACCGCCTCGCCAAGGACCTCCGGCCGATCTACACCGCGGTCAACGAGGACGAGGCGCGGGGCCGGCTCGAGGAGTGCTGCGACAAGTGGGGGAAGTATCCGGCGATCCGCACGATGTGGGAGTCGGCGTGGCCCGAGTTCGTGCCGTTCCTCGACTACGAGACCGAGATCCGCCGGGTGATCTACTCCACGAACGCCATCGAGAGCCTGCACGCCCGCATGCGACGAGCGACCCGGGCCCGCGGGCACTTCCCGAACGAGCAGGCCGCGATGAAGTGCCTCTACCTTGTCGTCCGATCCCTCGACCCGACCGGCAAAGGCGCCCACCGCTGGATGAACCGATGGAAGCCCGCACTCAACGCCTTCGCCATCACCTTCGAAGGCCGGCTCTTCCCTACCGATCAATGA
- a CDS encoding enoyl-CoA hydratase/isomerase family protein — protein MAVVRSETRDGVCTVTLCDEQHRNALGRQLITEMIQAFEAAEADDDVRVIVLTNEGSAFCAGANLSERSSGSGSDEPAPAAVSSPTHLFGRFARSPKPYVGRIAGHCVAGGMGLAAAMDISIAHEEAKFGFTEVRIGVAPAVISVVCLPKLRTADARATFLRGNRFSGKEAAEMGLINAAVPPERLDAEVDAVVDDLLAASPAGLAAAKELLARVPQLPTDEAFAWTSEMSARLFTTDEAREGMTAFLEKRTPSFSRRRGSGS, from the coding sequence ATGGCCGTCGTCCGATCCGAGACCCGCGACGGCGTCTGCACCGTCACCCTCTGCGACGAGCAGCACCGCAACGCCCTCGGCCGCCAGCTCATCACCGAGATGATCCAGGCCTTCGAGGCGGCCGAGGCCGACGACGACGTCCGCGTCATCGTCCTCACCAACGAGGGGTCGGCGTTCTGCGCCGGCGCCAACCTGTCGGAGCGCTCCTCCGGGTCCGGCTCCGACGAGCCCGCCCCGGCCGCGGTGTCCAGCCCCACGCACCTGTTCGGGCGCTTCGCCCGCTCGCCCAAGCCCTACGTGGGTCGCATCGCCGGCCACTGCGTGGCGGGAGGCATGGGGCTGGCGGCGGCCATGGACATCTCCATCGCCCATGAGGAGGCCAAGTTCGGCTTCACCGAGGTGCGCATCGGCGTCGCTCCGGCGGTGATCTCCGTGGTGTGCCTGCCCAAACTGCGCACCGCGGACGCCCGGGCCACGTTCCTGCGCGGCAACCGCTTCAGCGGCAAGGAGGCGGCGGAGATGGGCCTGATCAACGCCGCCGTGCCTCCGGAGCGCCTCGACGCCGAGGTCGACGCGGTGGTCGACGACCTGCTGGCCGCGTCCCCGGCCGGCCTGGCCGCGGCCAAGGAGCTGCTGGCTCGGGTCCCGCAGCTGCCCACCGACGAGGCGTTCGCCTGGACGTCGGAGATGTCGGCCCGGCTGTTCACCACCGACGAGGCGCGTGAGGGGATGACCGCCTTCCTCGAGAAGCGGACCCCCTCGTTCTCACGTCGACGGGGGAGCGGGTCGTGA